A stretch of Leucobacter aridicollis DNA encodes these proteins:
- a CDS encoding Lrp/AsnC family transcriptional regulator: protein MQLDDIHIQMVDLLRRDGRLSIAAMAEQLGVSRSNAYQRYDALVEAGVITGFTATLDFRAAGFGVAALVFVSLEQQRWQEFRERLPTVQELEYFAVTAGSHDGMLLVRAADVAAIHELVATNLAKWDCIKSTETVFIMDEQWDRVNLRAGFAGRALRSKLELQNDTVIGVSRIASYVEPGEENEIGT from the coding sequence ATGCAACTCGATGACATCCACATTCAAATGGTCGATCTGCTGCGGCGAGATGGGCGACTGTCCATCGCCGCGATGGCCGAGCAGTTGGGGGTCTCCCGTTCGAACGCCTACCAGCGCTACGACGCGCTCGTCGAGGCCGGCGTCATTACAGGCTTCACCGCGACGCTCGACTTCCGGGCGGCCGGGTTCGGGGTCGCGGCGCTCGTATTCGTCTCGCTTGAGCAGCAGCGCTGGCAGGAGTTCCGCGAGCGACTGCCCACAGTTCAGGAGCTCGAGTACTTCGCGGTGACGGCCGGAAGCCACGACGGCATGTTGCTCGTGCGCGCCGCCGACGTCGCCGCGATCCACGAACTCGTCGCGACGAATCTCGCAAAGTGGGATTGCATCAAATCGACCGAGACGGTGTTCATCATGGACGAGCAGTGGGATCGGGTGAACCTCCGAGCGGGATTCGCGGGCCGCGCTCTCCGGTCCAAGCTGGAGTTGCAGAACGACACTGTCATCGGCGTCTCACGCATCGCGAGCTACGTCGAGCCTGGCGAAGAGAATGAGATCGGCACGTAG
- a CDS encoding ABC transporter substrate-binding protein gives MKRVFAATGLVAAAALVLSGCAGGAQPTTGEAAGGGKSIVVDASFDLKTADPGRQYETTGSIVAKALYETLLTFNGEDVTKPVDGLASYEMNEDNTVLTLTMKPGAKFSDGSDVTVDDAVFSLTRVQGILGNPSFLLEGVTVEKTGDDTLTLTSETPNPALPFILPNPALSVLNQEVVEANGGSADESDGAEAFLNGESAGSGPYMLESFDAAAQVVFKANPEYAGDKPAYDRVVLRNVEGPTQKLNVEKGESQVALDLNPDQVAELASADVKVVSNPSRYMIFLLLNQNPEISEITSNPDFLQAVKLGLDYDKIVSLAGEGSVRPGGPIPSLFVGAIDAKQGNQRDVDAAQAALAKSGYAGEKVTLNFPNDITVQGLSLQNVAEAVQAQLSEVGIEVALAPAPVATELDAYRNGTETIGLWYWGPDFPDASNYTVFSPGELVGLRSGWAADANAKVTELSNAAKAATGDDRAPAYEAWQDELNASGPFVPLLQPAQNVVTSPSIESITTNPVWTVDLALIK, from the coding sequence ATGAAGCGCGTTTTCGCCGCGACCGGCCTGGTCGCCGCAGCTGCGCTTGTCCTCTCCGGCTGTGCCGGGGGCGCACAACCCACTACCGGTGAAGCAGCGGGAGGCGGCAAGTCGATCGTCGTCGATGCGTCCTTTGACCTGAAGACCGCTGACCCGGGCCGCCAGTACGAGACGACCGGATCGATCGTCGCGAAGGCACTGTACGAGACCCTCCTCACGTTCAACGGCGAGGACGTGACGAAGCCCGTCGATGGGCTCGCGAGCTACGAGATGAACGAGGACAACACTGTCCTGACACTCACGATGAAGCCCGGCGCGAAGTTCTCGGACGGTAGCGACGTGACCGTCGACGACGCAGTCTTCTCGCTGACCCGCGTGCAGGGCATCCTCGGAAACCCGTCGTTCCTGCTCGAGGGCGTCACCGTTGAGAAGACCGGCGACGACACGCTGACGCTGACCTCGGAGACCCCGAACCCGGCGCTGCCCTTCATCCTGCCCAACCCGGCACTTTCTGTGCTGAACCAGGAGGTCGTCGAGGCCAACGGCGGATCGGCAGACGAGTCGGATGGAGCCGAGGCGTTCCTCAACGGCGAGTCCGCGGGGTCCGGCCCGTACATGCTCGAGTCGTTCGACGCTGCGGCCCAGGTCGTCTTCAAGGCTAACCCGGAGTACGCGGGGGACAAGCCCGCATACGACCGCGTCGTGCTGCGCAACGTCGAGGGTCCCACGCAGAAGCTCAACGTCGAGAAGGGCGAGTCGCAGGTCGCGCTCGACCTTAACCCCGATCAGGTCGCGGAGCTCGCAAGCGCTGACGTGAAGGTCGTCTCGAACCCGTCGCGCTACATGATCTTCCTGCTGCTCAACCAGAACCCCGAGATCAGCGAAATCACGAGCAACCCCGACTTCCTGCAGGCTGTGAAGCTCGGGCTCGACTACGACAAGATCGTCAGCCTCGCAGGCGAGGGCTCGGTGCGCCCCGGCGGGCCGATCCCCTCGCTCTTCGTCGGCGCGATCGACGCGAAGCAGGGCAACCAGCGCGATGTCGACGCCGCGCAGGCCGCGCTCGCCAAGTCGGGCTACGCTGGCGAGAAGGTCACGCTGAACTTCCCGAATGACATCACCGTGCAGGGTCTCTCGCTCCAGAACGTTGCGGAGGCGGTGCAGGCGCAGCTCAGCGAGGTCGGCATTGAGGTCGCCCTCGCGCCGGCACCGGTCGCGACCGAGCTCGACGCGTACCGCAACGGCACCGAGACCATCGGTCTCTGGTACTGGGGCCCGGACTTCCCGGATGCATCGAACTACACCGTGTTCTCGCCGGGCGAGCTCGTTGGGCTGCGCTCCGGTTGGGCCGCAGACGCGAACGCGAAGGTCACCGAGCTCTCGAACGCTGCGAAGGCTGCGACCGGCGACGACCGCGCTCCCGCCTACGAAGCGTGGCAGGACGAGCTGAACGCGAGCGGGCCGTTTGTGCCGCTGCTCCAGCCCGCACAGAATGTGGTGACGTCGCCGTCGATCGAATCGATCACGACGAACCCCGTGTGGACTGTGGATCTTGCCCTCATCAAGTAA
- a CDS encoding ABC transporter permease yields MPSSSNNSTVAIRTAERPTRRGIPPFVRYVAVRLGLTVLLMFGVTIVTFVLTNLVPADPVQAALGEQAAANPEIVAKFRAENGLDQPLIVQYFTYLGNVLQGNLGVSTQTRMPVADELAAAFPATIELALSAIVFSALIGIGLGLWAALKRRTFVDQVIRVVSLIGLSWPTFWLALVVYYVFFFVLGIFPGSGRLDPTAIAPPHVTGLYTIDSVLAGQWSTFWDALYHLVLPASVLALYTIGLLTRFARSAVLEVLDMDYVKAATAKGLPRRTVVFGYVLRGAMVPIITVLGLAFGSLLSGTVLVEKVYSWHGLGEYSFSAATKLDLPAIMGVGLVVGIVYIGLNFLVDVLYGVIDPRVRVA; encoded by the coding sequence TTGCCCTCATCAAGTAACAACAGCACCGTCGCGATCCGGACGGCCGAACGTCCCACACGGCGGGGTATCCCCCCGTTCGTGCGGTACGTGGCCGTCCGGCTCGGCCTGACGGTCCTGCTGATGTTCGGGGTGACGATTGTCACCTTCGTGCTCACCAACCTCGTGCCCGCCGATCCGGTGCAGGCTGCGCTTGGTGAGCAGGCAGCAGCGAACCCCGAGATCGTCGCGAAGTTCCGCGCTGAGAACGGCCTCGATCAGCCGCTCATCGTGCAGTACTTCACGTACCTTGGCAACGTACTGCAGGGCAACCTTGGCGTCTCGACGCAGACCCGGATGCCCGTCGCAGACGAGCTCGCCGCAGCATTCCCTGCGACGATCGAGCTCGCGCTGTCCGCGATCGTGTTCTCCGCCCTCATCGGGATTGGCCTCGGACTGTGGGCCGCGCTCAAGCGTCGCACATTCGTCGACCAGGTGATCCGAGTCGTCAGCCTCATCGGACTGAGCTGGCCGACGTTCTGGCTCGCGCTCGTCGTGTACTACGTCTTCTTCTTCGTGCTCGGAATCTTCCCGGGGTCCGGCCGGCTCGACCCGACGGCCATCGCTCCGCCGCACGTCACGGGCCTGTACACGATTGACTCGGTGCTCGCCGGCCAGTGGAGCACGTTCTGGGACGCGCTCTACCACCTCGTCCTCCCGGCGTCGGTACTCGCGCTCTATACGATCGGCCTGCTGACCCGCTTTGCGCGTTCCGCGGTGCTCGAGGTCCTCGACATGGACTACGTGAAAGCGGCAACCGCGAAGGGCCTTCCCCGGCGCACCGTGGTGTTCGGCTACGTGCTCCGCGGCGCGATGGTGCCCATCATCACCGTGCTCGGCCTCGCGTTCGGCTCGCTGCTGTCCGGCACCGTGCTCGTCGAAAAGGTGTACTCCTGGCACGGCCTGGGCGAGTACTCGTTCTCGGCCGCGACCAAACTTGACCTGCCCGCGATCATGGGCGTCGGCCTCGTCGTCGGCATCGTCTACATCGGACTGAACTTCCTCGTCGACGTCCTGTACGGCGTCATTGACCCGAGAGTGAGGGTCGCATGA
- a CDS encoding ABC transporter permease, translated as MSTDILTERAKRRRWLKISPAFRTPLAITGVSIALIWLVIAIFAPIIAPYDPLAQAFERLQPPSAEHLFGTDAVGRDVLSRVISGARISMPLALSLVVASMVVGGTLGAIAGYFGKAVDEVIMRIADLVFAFPTIILAMVITAALGPSLTNAVIAMLIVSWPAYARVTRSLVLSARTQEYVIAGRLLGNGPFTSLRRDILPNVLSPVFVLAMLDVGTAILLLAGLSFLGLGATPPTPDWGAMVSDGVQQFSSWWIAAFPGLAIFTVVMAFNFIGDSLRDSLDPRAQDAVQGRAM; from the coding sequence ATGAGCACCGACATCCTGACCGAGCGCGCCAAGCGGCGCCGCTGGCTGAAGATCTCGCCGGCGTTCCGCACGCCGCTCGCGATCACGGGCGTCTCGATTGCCCTGATCTGGCTAGTGATCGCGATCTTCGCGCCGATCATCGCCCCGTACGACCCGCTCGCCCAGGCATTCGAACGCCTCCAGCCGCCGAGCGCCGAGCACCTGTTCGGCACCGATGCGGTCGGCCGTGATGTCCTCAGCCGAGTGATTAGTGGCGCGCGGATCTCTATGCCGCTCGCGCTCTCACTCGTCGTCGCATCGATGGTTGTCGGCGGCACCCTCGGGGCGATCGCCGGGTACTTCGGTAAAGCCGTTGACGAAGTGATCATGCGCATCGCCGATCTCGTATTTGCGTTCCCGACGATCATCCTGGCGATGGTCATCACCGCGGCGCTCGGCCCGAGCCTCACAAACGCTGTCATCGCGATGCTGATCGTCTCGTGGCCCGCGTACGCTCGCGTCACCCGCTCGCTCGTGCTGTCGGCTCGCACGCAGGAGTACGTGATCGCCGGTCGGCTGCTCGGCAACGGCCCGTTCACCTCGCTGCGGCGAGACATCCTGCCGAACGTACTCTCACCAGTGTTCGTGCTCGCGATGCTCGACGTTGGGACGGCGATCCTGCTACTCGCGGGCCTGAGCTTCCTCGGGCTCGGCGCCACCCCGCCGACGCCGGACTGGGGCGCGATGGTGTCTGACGGCGTGCAGCAGTTCTCCTCCTGGTGGATCGCTGCCTTCCCCGGCCTCGCGATCTTCACCGTGGTCATGGCATTCAACTTCATTGGGGACTCGCTGCGCGATTCCCTCGATCCGCGCGCACAGGACGCGGTGCAGGGGAGGGCAATGTGA
- a CDS encoding ABC transporter ATP-binding protein has translation MSHSAVTHDGAREVSVDDGLAIRDLTVAIGEREILHGISLDLIPGQITGLAGESGSGKSITGLAMLGLLPANARTGGEIRFGGRNVLALPERELGKLRGQRIGMVFQDPTASLHPMLTIERQLTDHLRAHTGVSKAEARERALDVLNKVKVPLPETALKKYPHQFSGGQLQRIAIAVAIICEPSILIADEPTTALDVTVQAGVLRLLRQLCDEMGLAVMLITHDLGVMSSLADRIAVLRQGVIVEEGTRYDVLRNPQHDYTRALIDALPSHDGAGAGPAVGAVDEQETRND, from the coding sequence GTGAGCCACTCAGCAGTTACCCACGACGGAGCCCGCGAGGTCTCGGTTGATGACGGCCTCGCGATCCGCGACCTCACCGTGGCGATCGGCGAGCGCGAGATCCTGCACGGGATCAGCCTCGACCTGATCCCCGGGCAGATCACGGGCCTCGCGGGCGAATCGGGATCGGGCAAGTCAATCACCGGGCTTGCAATGCTCGGGTTGCTTCCCGCGAATGCTCGCACGGGCGGTGAGATCAGGTTCGGCGGGCGCAACGTGCTCGCCCTGCCCGAGCGCGAGCTCGGTAAGCTTCGTGGCCAGCGCATCGGCATGGTGTTCCAGGACCCGACCGCGAGCCTGCATCCGATGCTCACGATCGAGCGCCAGCTCACCGACCACCTCCGCGCCCACACTGGGGTGTCGAAGGCCGAGGCACGCGAGCGCGCGCTCGACGTGCTGAACAAGGTCAAGGTGCCGCTGCCGGAGACGGCGCTGAAGAAGTACCCGCACCAGTTCTCGGGCGGGCAGCTGCAGCGCATCGCGATCGCCGTCGCGATCATCTGCGAGCCCAGCATCCTCATCGCCGATGAGCCGACGACAGCGCTCGATGTGACCGTGCAGGCAGGCGTGCTGCGCTTGCTTCGCCAGCTCTGTGACGAGATGGGCCTCGCCGTGATGCTCATCACCCACGATCTCGGCGTCATGTCGAGTCTCGCGGATCGGATCGCGGTGCTGCGCCAGGGCGTGATCGTCGAGGAGGGCACCAGGTACGACGTGCTGCGAAACCCTCAGCACGATTACACCCGCGCGCTCATCGATGCCCTTCCCAGCCACGACGGTGCGGGTGCAGGGCCGGCCGTTGGTGCCGTCGACGAACAGGAGACACGCAATGACTGA
- a CDS encoding ABC transporter ATP-binding protein: MTEASAQLANPALLRLDSLSVQYKLPGRGVLTAVNDVSFELPTQRVLGLVGESGCGKSTLARAVCGLEPIHSGSIRFNGEPIRTLGMRTRPKELLRIQMVFQNPYASLNPRRTVGAQIADGLRINPQKDSWSVSGLLDEVELPADVASRFPHQFSGGQRQRIAIARAIASGPQLLIGDEPIASLDASLQAKVASLMRRLALESGASMLFISHDLAVVRTIADEIAVMNKGEIVEHGPVEQVWRSPRDPYTQRLLAAIPAIDGLGTLPGLPDAA, encoded by the coding sequence ATGACTGAGGCCAGCGCGCAGCTCGCGAACCCCGCCCTGCTCAGGCTCGACTCGCTGTCGGTGCAGTACAAGCTCCCCGGTCGGGGCGTTCTGACCGCCGTGAACGACGTGAGCTTCGAGCTTCCGACGCAGCGGGTGCTCGGCCTCGTCGGCGAGTCCGGCTGCGGGAAGTCTACGCTCGCACGCGCCGTGTGCGGTCTTGAACCAATCCACTCGGGAAGCATCCGATTCAACGGCGAGCCGATCCGTACCCTCGGGATGCGCACGCGCCCGAAGGAGCTGCTGCGCATCCAGATGGTGTTCCAGAACCCGTATGCGTCGCTCAACCCTCGCCGCACCGTCGGCGCCCAGATCGCGGATGGACTGCGGATCAACCCGCAGAAGGACTCATGGTCGGTGTCGGGGCTGCTCGACGAGGTCGAGCTTCCCGCGGACGTCGCGAGCCGCTTCCCACATCAGTTCTCCGGTGGCCAGCGTCAGCGCATCGCAATCGCTCGCGCGATCGCGTCGGGCCCGCAGCTGCTCATCGGTGACGAGCCGATCGCATCGCTCGACGCGAGCCTGCAGGCCAAGGTGGCGAGCCTCATGCGACGGCTTGCCCTCGAGTCCGGGGCGTCAATGCTCTTCATCAGTCACGACCTCGCGGTTGTGCGCACCATCGCCGACGAGATCGCGGTGATGAACAAGGGCGAGATCGTCGAGCACGGTCCCGTCGAGCAGGTGTGGCGCTCGCCGCGAGATCCCTATACGCAGCGGCTACTCGCGGCGATCCCAGCGATCGACGGGTTGGGTACACTGCCCGGTCTGCCCGACGCCGCGTAG
- a CDS encoding alcohol dehydrogenase catalytic domain-containing protein, with translation MTNIRGAVLTTSDSTQPWSESRPIEVRELELQDPGPGELLVRIEAASVCHSDLSVVNGSRPRPLPMLLGHEAAGRVTAVGSEADTALIGRRVVMTFLPRCGSCAACLTDGLLPCEPGSLANGAGTLMNGDRRLTDGTASINHHLGVSGFATHAVVDARSVVAVDDDVPPDIAALLGCAVLTGGGAVVNAGRPADGDTVAVIGLGGVGMAAVLVALAEGHQVVGIDANEHKFPAAIAAGATECMTPQEVMERGLRFPVVVECAGHPRAFETAYAATAPGGRTVTVGLPAPGQLSEISPLSLTAEARTVIGSYLGSAVPSRDIPRYAQLWRDGKLPLESLISATIELDGINEAMDDLATGDALRQVIRF, from the coding sequence ATGACGAATATCCGTGGCGCAGTCCTCACCACCTCCGACAGCACTCAGCCGTGGAGCGAGTCTCGGCCTATCGAGGTGCGCGAACTCGAGCTGCAAGATCCCGGTCCGGGAGAGCTACTCGTTCGCATCGAGGCCGCGAGCGTCTGCCACTCCGACCTCTCCGTCGTGAACGGCTCGCGGCCGCGCCCACTTCCAATGCTGCTCGGGCACGAAGCGGCTGGCAGAGTCACAGCGGTCGGTTCTGAAGCGGATACGGCGCTCATCGGGCGCAGGGTCGTGATGACGTTCCTTCCTCGCTGCGGGAGCTGCGCCGCCTGCCTCACCGACGGGCTGCTGCCCTGCGAGCCCGGCAGTCTTGCGAACGGTGCCGGCACGCTCATGAACGGCGACCGCCGCCTCACCGACGGGACCGCATCAATCAACCATCACCTCGGGGTTTCAGGGTTCGCCACCCACGCGGTCGTTGATGCACGCTCCGTCGTCGCGGTCGACGATGACGTGCCACCTGACATCGCTGCGCTCCTCGGCTGTGCGGTGCTGACCGGTGGCGGTGCCGTCGTCAACGCGGGACGGCCAGCCGACGGCGACACCGTCGCGGTGATTGGCCTCGGCGGGGTCGGTATGGCGGCGGTGCTCGTCGCTCTCGCCGAGGGCCACCAGGTCGTCGGCATCGACGCCAATGAGCACAAGTTTCCGGCCGCGATCGCGGCTGGAGCGACTGAGTGCATGACCCCGCAAGAGGTGATGGAACGCGGCCTCCGCTTTCCGGTGGTCGTCGAATGCGCTGGCCACCCGCGGGCGTTCGAAACCGCCTACGCGGCCACAGCCCCGGGCGGCCGCACGGTGACCGTCGGGCTGCCAGCTCCCGGACAACTGAGCGAGATCTCGCCGCTCAGCCTGACCGCCGAGGCGCGCACGGTGATCGGCAGCTACCTCGGCTCGGCAGTTCCCAGTCGCGATATCCCGCGCTATGCGCAGCTCTGGCGCGACGGCAAGCTCCCGCTCGAGTCGCTCATCTCAGCCACGATCGAACTCGACGGAATCAACGAGGCGATGGATGACCTCGCCACCGGCGACGCGCTGCGTCAGGTGATTCGCTTCTAA
- a CDS encoding MFS transporter, whose protein sequence is MATHVLRGIGDVVSYIDSRTRISGRAGWIWWLALGGLFLDAFSNSALSAGLGPMTRDLDLSAGQIALLTSMASWVALVFNPIGGWLADRFGRVGPLLVAKVLALAGAFIAAFAPTFELVVAGRFFVGAAYGIDFAIAMALLAEFTPAKFRSRINTWQGIWYTAVSSNLILAIGFCKMNVGDSIWRWAVGAAGVVALLLFIGQATKLVESPSWYARKGRLDDAARSMTKIYGETFQAAPEGDRVPLEGVATKGIGNVALIFRGIYLPRTILASTVQMGQSLQYFAVGWYLPIISIAIFGEGDFVLATVGTLVFNLFGIVGGFASPIIARKLGLRRASAIGFSLVFVMLVVLGLFFDTMPLWLAFIVPSLFILFHSGGPGANGKSLSTLSFRSELRATANGFIGAIGSLGAALGLVVFPILKEDLGLGPTFLILSAVPFIAAIVCWVIKWEPSRADFNPDAEPEAPQFRDADIVR, encoded by the coding sequence ATGGCAACACACGTTCTACGGGGCATCGGCGACGTCGTCTCGTACATCGATTCCCGGACGCGGATCAGCGGCCGAGCTGGCTGGATCTGGTGGCTCGCGCTCGGCGGCCTATTCCTCGACGCTTTCTCGAACTCCGCGCTCTCGGCCGGGCTTGGCCCGATGACGCGAGATCTTGATCTCAGCGCTGGCCAGATCGCGCTCCTCACGTCGATGGCGTCGTGGGTCGCGCTCGTGTTCAACCCGATTGGGGGCTGGCTCGCTGATCGGTTCGGTCGTGTTGGCCCGCTGCTCGTCGCAAAGGTACTCGCGCTTGCGGGCGCGTTCATCGCGGCCTTCGCGCCTACGTTTGAGCTTGTGGTCGCCGGCCGTTTCTTCGTGGGCGCCGCATACGGCATTGACTTCGCGATCGCCATGGCGCTGCTCGCAGAGTTCACACCGGCGAAGTTCCGCAGCCGCATCAACACCTGGCAGGGCATCTGGTACACCGCGGTGTCATCGAACCTCATCCTTGCAATTGGCTTCTGCAAGATGAATGTCGGCGACTCGATCTGGCGCTGGGCGGTCGGAGCGGCCGGGGTCGTCGCGCTGCTGTTGTTCATCGGACAGGCGACCAAGCTCGTCGAGAGCCCCAGCTGGTATGCACGCAAGGGCAGGCTCGACGATGCCGCCCGCTCGATGACGAAGATCTACGGCGAGACCTTCCAAGCCGCACCAGAGGGGGACCGGGTGCCGCTTGAAGGTGTTGCGACTAAGGGCATCGGCAATGTCGCGCTGATCTTCCGCGGGATCTACCTCCCGCGAACGATACTCGCGTCGACCGTGCAGATGGGCCAGTCACTCCAATACTTTGCCGTCGGCTGGTACCTGCCGATCATCTCAATTGCGATCTTCGGCGAGGGCGACTTCGTTCTCGCAACAGTTGGGACACTCGTGTTCAACCTGTTCGGTATCGTCGGTGGCTTCGCTTCGCCAATCATTGCGCGTAAGCTCGGCCTGCGCCGCGCGTCGGCCATTGGCTTTTCGCTCGTATTCGTCATGCTCGTGGTGCTCGGCCTATTCTTCGACACGATGCCGCTGTGGCTCGCCTTCATCGTTCCGTCGTTGTTCATCCTGTTCCACTCGGGAGGACCCGGAGCGAATGGCAAGAGCCTCTCGACGCTCTCGTTCCGCAGCGAACTACGCGCGACAGCGAATGGATTTATCGGCGCGATCGGCAGCCTCGGGGCCGCGCTCGGACTCGTCGTGTTCCCGATCCTCAAGGAGGACCTCGGCCTTGGGCCGACGTTCCTCATCCTGTCGGCAGTGCCGTTTATCGCCGCCATCGTGTGCTGGGTCATCAAATGGGAGCCAAGTCGAGCTGATTTCAACCCGGATGCTGAGCCGGAGGCGCCGCAGTTCCGCGACGCAGACATCGTCCGGTAG
- a CDS encoding FGGY family carbohydrate kinase has product MKQAILAIDEGTTGTRAAWVTADGDVGGLTYERLTVSSPRPGVVVQSAAEILEKTVRTLRSAYASAVDHGLEVTAVTIATQRATATLWDTETGEPVAPSMVWQDTQYADELANMAGAWDDTLWRSIGRPTGVRSVYLWAAKTLADPAQTRARECRRKGTLGFGTVDTWLLWSLSNRRELSVTATNAVSSGAYLLTDHAYHTGFVEALGFPLELLPELRDDSGDFGTLRPDILGIELPIVAAAGDQHAAMIGLGVIDAGDVMCVHGTGSFVDLNLGTHLPDNDGRYQGALSLVAWRTGGVSRYSIETFTSTTGSAIDWLVDKLRLFESGAHISELAARGTRGAVHSVPALTGVRMPRVNAGVGALIGGMSMSTTREDVALAVLEGIAQSVAWSIDADQEVAGIEIGKVNVGGGLSGSDPLVQLQADITGVPHYRFRDTDKASLRGIAFLGGVDLGMWDSLHDTRELLGTPDVFEPTIGADEREERVDWWRRRVLTEMDLADARKDSTTE; this is encoded by the coding sequence GTGAAGCAGGCGATTCTCGCAATTGACGAGGGCACAACAGGAACACGTGCAGCCTGGGTGACCGCCGACGGTGACGTGGGCGGGCTCACCTACGAGCGATTGACAGTGAGCTCGCCACGCCCCGGGGTTGTTGTACAGAGTGCAGCGGAGATCCTCGAAAAGACGGTGCGAACGCTCAGGTCGGCGTACGCTTCCGCCGTCGATCACGGTCTTGAGGTGACTGCCGTCACCATCGCGACTCAGCGCGCGACAGCGACGTTGTGGGACACGGAGACGGGCGAGCCAGTCGCGCCATCAATGGTGTGGCAGGACACGCAGTACGCTGACGAGCTTGCGAACATGGCGGGTGCCTGGGACGACACCTTATGGCGCAGCATCGGCCGCCCCACTGGCGTGCGCTCCGTCTACCTCTGGGCAGCTAAGACTCTCGCCGACCCCGCGCAGACGCGCGCCAGGGAGTGCCGCCGCAAGGGAACTCTTGGGTTCGGAACGGTTGACACGTGGCTGCTTTGGTCGCTGTCGAACAGACGAGAGTTGAGCGTGACTGCCACGAATGCTGTGAGCTCGGGTGCGTACCTGTTGACCGATCACGCCTACCACACTGGGTTCGTCGAGGCGCTTGGGTTCCCCCTTGAGCTCCTGCCCGAGCTGCGAGATGACTCAGGCGACTTCGGCACGCTTCGCCCCGACATCCTTGGCATCGAGCTGCCCATCGTCGCCGCGGCCGGCGACCAGCACGCTGCGATGATCGGGCTCGGGGTGATCGATGCTGGCGACGTGATGTGTGTCCACGGAACGGGGTCGTTCGTCGATCTCAATCTCGGCACTCACCTGCCAGACAACGACGGCCGCTACCAGGGTGCGCTGAGTCTGGTCGCGTGGCGCACCGGGGGAGTATCGCGCTACTCGATCGAGACATTTACCTCGACAACCGGCTCCGCAATTGACTGGCTCGTCGACAAACTCAGACTCTTTGAGTCGGGCGCGCACATCAGCGAGCTCGCCGCACGGGGTACACGCGGCGCAGTGCACTCTGTTCCCGCACTCACGGGCGTGAGAATGCCCCGTGTGAACGCGGGCGTTGGTGCCCTGATCGGCGGCATGAGCATGTCCACGACGCGAGAGGACGTCGCTCTCGCCGTGCTCGAGGGAATCGCCCAGTCGGTGGCCTGGAGCATAGACGCCGACCAGGAGGTCGCGGGAATCGAGATCGGCAAGGTGAACGTTGGGGGCGGACTCTCTGGTTCCGACCCCCTCGTGCAACTGCAAGCTGACATCACGGGCGTGCCACACTACCGATTCCGCGACACCGACAAGGCCTCGCTGCGGGGGATCGCGTTCCTCGGCGGAGTCGATCTGGGGATGTGGGACTCGCTTCACGACACCCGAGAGCTCCTCGGAACCCCCGACGTCTTCGAGCCGACGATTGGCGCCGACGAACGTGAAGAACGGGTGGACTGGTGGCGCCGCCGCGTGCTCACTGAAATGGACCTAGCCGATGCAAGAAAGGATTCGACGACGGAATGA